The following is a genomic window from Solanum stenotomum isolate F172 chromosome 4, ASM1918654v1, whole genome shotgun sequence.
AAAAATACTAATTATGGAAATAATGTAACTTCAAATTTGTATTCCAATTAGGAAAAGGAATCCTTTTCTCAGTTGAAAACGATTTTTTCAACTTGTTATATATAGGACCTAATATTATACAATTTTTCTCATTCTTCATTCTAAATTCTAAATTGAAAGAACTATAATTATGATTACAACAGATAAACGTTGGATTAAACAGTATGTTCTTGGGGTTGGATTAAATGGCCCTGTATATTTGGCAACACATTCTTCTGCCAAAAATTATTTAGAAGCTGTAGCTGTCAAATCTGCAGAAATTGACACAGATGAGTGCTCTATTCTACGTGAAGAAGGaaaaattttgaacaaattaaAAGGTTGCCCTTACATCGTTCGATGTTTTGGGGAAGACGAAAGTATTGAATACACAAAGTGGACGTATAATCTCTTGCTTGAATGCGCCCCTAGTCGCACTTTACGAGATTTCATACTTTGGAATGGAAGAATTCCGGAATCAGTGGCAGCACTCTATGCATATCAACTCTTGACGGGTATCCGTCACATTCATAACAAAGGGTTTATTCATGGAGatataaaattaagtaatatacTTATTTATCCGGACAACAAGTTGGTAAAAATTGCTGATTTTGGATCAGCCAAAGAAGAAACAAGTCGTCAGCATCAAGTTTTTGATATATGTTCTGTAGGGTGTGTTGTTGCAAAGATGCTTACCGGAAAGTACAGTTGGTATAAGGGACAGATTAAACAATATCAACGTCAGATTTGTGGTCTTGATTTGCCTGATGAAGAGTATTTCGATGATGCTTCTAAAATGGCTATAGATTTTGTAATAAATTGTTTGTTTTGTGAATTTAGATCATTGAGTGTGGATGAACTAATTAATCATCCTTTTGTTCAGAATGCAATTACTACTTGTGGGAATGAAGATCACATGATCAGCATGTCTAGTACTCATACTCCTTTTGGTGATTATTGGGTTTTAGAGCGTGATTTGTTTACTACAACTTCTGAGGAATGGGAAGCCAAAATAAGGAGATCGATCAATGCTCACAAGAAAGAAAGATACACTTGCGGTTTATCAAGGACATCACTCTAGATACGAAGATAAAAAATTGATGTATTAGGTTAATTAGTACGGTGCTATATCTTAATTACTCATATACTATCTTGTtcttcaatattatttattatctattgttttatTATGCTTCACTAATATTCTATTGAATTCACAAAAATgtccaaattattattattttttctgcgTTATTATAGTTTTCTTTCCgtacataattttattatgtttcttGCATATGAATGATAGCCTAAGCTGCCTTTAAAATTTGATAGCCATTCCATTAAAAAAAACCACAATAAACTTACATCAATATTAAATGACAAAcacaattaagaaataaaacttGCATCAATAATAAATGACaatcacatttttatttttttggggttttctAATTGATCCTTGAGCAAACTTTTCTAATTTCACCTTGATTTCCAGTAAGGACTTGAACTCTTCCCATTTTGACCATAGATTCACCAAAATCCTTAAAGAAAGTAGATCCATATTGATTAATTCCTTGTTTTTTGAGATAATCTTTGGTTTCACTATCATCAAGTAAAGCAGAATCAGAAGTAAAAAGTCCTCTTCTTTTAGCCACAAGCTTATAATAAGAATTATCAAATGTCCTAACACTTCCAGGGTCCATTTCCacaagggtattttggtcatttGGTGGAcacttctttttcaaattttttatatagttgGGATCCAATGAGGGATCTGTATCTCCTTTACCAGTAAAGTTGTAAAGACGATTGTTGAAGGATGAACAATGTGAGATTCCAATTGTGTGAGAACCTGTTAAACGGCGAAGTCAAAAATTTTATTAagaattaattgttttttttaaaaaaaatttgaatatattatatgtaaatttaaactttagaagaattaattaatgagttaaTTACCTGATAATACAACAAGGTCCTTGACACTTAGTCCTCTTTGCAAGAATCCTTGTTTCAATGATGTTATGTTTGCAAAAGGaggaattaaattaaataaagctTCTGTTATATTTGACACGCTTCCATCTCTTCGTCCTGTTTCAACTTCCCATGATGGTCCCTTCACCTGATCACatttaaattaatacaaaaaaataagacCATAATATACATTGTCAatctaaataatatttatattatcgGAACATTTTATTTGTGATAACGTAGTTAAGTCACTATTAAAAAGAATCACTAAAAACATGTTCAGTCGCTCAATCTTCatagatattttgattgaaacggtaagaaaagaaaaattccCCACATGAGTGATTCATTTTTCAtcttgaaaattacataaagaGATCGAAATCCCAAAAATTCTACCACAAATTAATGGAATTTTCATAAAGAGATCGAAATCTCGAATATTCCGtaaattcatggaatattcataatGAGATTAAATTCAAATCAGCTTAATTCGAGAAATACGCTACTAACAACCCTCAAGTTATTAAGATGAAGtccaaatcatcctagttcgagaaaaTACATCACTAACGACCCTCGAATTATAGAAATCAAGTTCAAATCATCCAAATTCGGCAAATACGCCACTAACTGCCCtcaaatcatggataaatcttataGAGAAGAATCAACAGAGGAACAAAATTGTACCCATATGATTATTAATAAAATGTTCATGTTTCttcagaaaaaagaaaaaaaaatatgaaaaaattagaaagttTCTCATTGTATTAATGAGAATCTGTTTCCTACCATACATTTTTCTAGTGAGTTGATTCGGtggaaaatgaataaaaatatcatGTTCTATAGCACAAATTTTCCACATATCTacgatgaaaaaaaaaacttttttttcttatcgTGAGTGATGTGCTAAAGATACTTTATGCGGTAACGATGTGTGCATATATTAAAGAGttcaaatataatatgataCTCCTTAtgagtaaataattttataccatCAAATTATCTTTACATGCATCTTACGCTATAGTAGGtaacatattttgttttttaatatttcaaatctATATTTTAAGAACGTTTACATATAAATATCTTTTGGATCATGActtgataatatatataaaaaaatatatatactgaCAATATGTATGACTTAAACtcaaatttaacatatatatttacCGCAACAGTGACATCTCTTGCAACTAGGGCAACAATATCTGCACAAGAAACAATGCCGGGGCAAGATTTTTCAAGAGCAGTCTTCACTTTATCAATAATTTGATATCCTCGAAGGCTTAAATTTGGGATTGAATCTTTTTCAGCTTGTTTTGTTGGGGAATCCAACAGAACTGATCCATCACAACCCTACCAAAATATATAGGAAATACATAAGTTAGTGTATTTGATACGATGAAAGTCAATTTTTCACAAAAGAATTCTTTtcgtgaatttatttttttatgtttgattaatgagtgaaaaatactttttaaaacgAAATATATATGAAAGATTGATCGATGGAACTATATATTGAGTAATGAAGATCAATAATAATGTCTAAAGTGCTAGGTAgaacaagaaatataaaaagttaaaagacgAGAGAGTAAGGAACATGACTTCCATgcgaaaatattttctc
Proteins encoded in this region:
- the LOC125863317 gene encoding peroxidase 27-like, with the translated sequence MAINNSNCLLISLTFFLIAFSSNHANGEVLKVGFYHKTCPHVELISKEIVDDVISRVPSLAAPLLRMHYHDCFVRGCDGSVLLDSPTKQAEKDSIPNLSLRGYQIIDKVKTALEKSCPGIVSCADIVALVARDVTVAVKGPSWEVETGRRDGSVSNITEALFNLIPPFANITSLKQGFLQRGLSVKDLVVLSGSHTIGISHCSSFNNRLYNFTGKGDTDPSLDPNYIKNLKKKCPPNDQNTLVEMDPGSVRTFDNSYYKLVAKRRGLFTSDSALLDDSETKDYLKKQGINQYGSTFFKDFGESMVKMGRVQVLTGNQGEIRKVCSRIN